One part of the Enterococcus sp. DIV1094 genome encodes these proteins:
- the rpmG gene encoding 50S ribosomal protein L33 yields MRVNITLECTSCKERNYLTNKNKRNNPDRLEKQKYCPRERKVTLHRETK; encoded by the coding sequence ATGCGCGTAAACATTACTTTAGAGTGTACTTCTTGTAAAGAACGTAACTACCTAACTAACAAAAACAAACGTAACAATCCTGATCGTTTGGAAAAGCAAAAATATTGCCCACGCGAACGTAAAGTTACTTTGCACCGCGAAACAAAATAA
- a CDS encoding dihydrofolate reductase encodes MFISMWAQDKNGLIGKDGLLPWRLPNDMRFFREHTMDRLLVMGRKTYEGMGDLSLPYRHIIVLTTQEDFEVKENAEVMHSIDELLAFAETVTEDIYVSGGSRIFQALLPQTAIIWRTLIDGEFEGDTYIGEIDFSDFVLAEEHEGIMDQDNHYAHRFQKWVRK; translated from the coding sequence ATGTTTATTTCTATGTGGGCACAAGATAAGAATGGCTTGATCGGTAAAGATGGCTTATTGCCTTGGCGATTACCTAATGACATGCGTTTTTTTAGAGAACATACAATGGATCGTCTATTAGTAATGGGGCGTAAAACATATGAAGGAATGGGTGATCTATCACTTCCTTATCGACATATCATCGTGTTGACGACCCAAGAAGATTTTGAGGTCAAAGAAAATGCAGAAGTGATGCATTCGATCGATGAATTGTTGGCTTTTGCAGAGACTGTTACAGAAGATATTTATGTTTCTGGAGGGAGTCGGATCTTTCAAGCGCTTTTACCTCAAACAGCGATTATTTGGCGAACGTTGATTGATGGCGAATTTGAAGGAGATACGTATATCGGTGAGATCGACTTTAGCGATTTTGTGCTAGCAGAAGAACATGAGGGAATCATGGATCAAGACAATCATTATGCGCATCGCTTCCAAAAATGGGTCAGAAAGTAA
- a CDS encoding DUF1576 domain-containing protein: protein MKNKSDVIYIHPKKRIISQRKNYFYLIFTGVFFLIIGLLSDSLSNNLVGLMVIMTSPSNLLTDYIALGGFGSAFMNVGLLTLSSVLLAYRHKVMLNGAMFASILTVAGFSFFGKNLYNSISIILGVYLYAHFMHKPFSQYVMIGLFGSALSPVVSYITFGIGLPLLQGAFLGNLAGLIVGFLLPILAVQTLTFHRGFTLYNIGFTSGLIAMLVTGILRQFSYSIEVQSILSTDHHRELTWIIFLFFLSTALCGFFFNSFKLKGLREIFESSGKLTTDFIGTAGIGATLINMGLVGLLLLSYVLLIGGVLNGPVTGGIISVAGFSSFGSHVKNCFPILIGIYIASILGTMHDMTQTTMLVAAIFGTGLAPISGFYGGVYGVIAGFLHITLVHNLSTLHGGLNLYNSGFSTGFIAGILVPILENFTFTGKGKNAHGKRAIKEDH, encoded by the coding sequence ATGAAGAATAAAAGTGACGTTATTTATATTCATCCTAAAAAAAGAATCATTTCTCAAAGGAAAAACTATTTTTACCTTATTTTTACAGGCGTGTTTTTTTTGATTATTGGATTGCTTAGCGATTCTTTATCGAATAACCTCGTAGGATTAATGGTCATCATGACCTCCCCCAGTAATCTTTTAACAGACTATATTGCTTTAGGTGGATTTGGAAGCGCATTTATGAATGTAGGCTTACTTACACTCTCTTCTGTGTTACTCGCCTATCGCCATAAAGTCATGTTGAATGGTGCGATGTTTGCTTCAATCTTGACTGTCGCAGGCTTTTCTTTCTTTGGAAAAAATCTATATAATTCCATCTCGATCATTCTCGGTGTTTATCTCTATGCTCATTTTATGCACAAGCCATTTTCTCAATATGTGATGATTGGCTTGTTCGGTAGCGCACTCTCCCCTGTTGTCAGCTATATTACGTTCGGGATTGGCTTACCTTTACTTCAAGGTGCCTTTCTCGGGAACTTAGCTGGTTTGATCGTCGGCTTTTTATTGCCGATCTTAGCAGTTCAAACACTTACTTTTCATCGCGGTTTTACACTTTACAATATTGGCTTTACATCCGGCTTGATCGCGATGTTAGTAACAGGCATTCTCCGGCAATTTAGCTACTCGATCGAAGTTCAATCGATTCTTTCAACGGATCATCACCGTGAATTGACCTGGATCATTTTTCTATTCTTTTTATCAACTGCTCTTTGCGGTTTCTTCTTCAACTCATTTAAGTTGAAAGGCTTGCGTGAAATTTTTGAATCATCAGGGAAACTAACAACGGATTTTATTGGTACTGCTGGTATCGGTGCTACTTTGATCAACATGGGCTTAGTTGGCTTGTTACTTTTGTCTTACGTCTTGTTGATCGGCGGGGTATTGAATGGGCCCGTGACTGGCGGGATCATCTCTGTGGCTGGTTTCAGTTCGTTTGGAAGCCACGTAAAAAACTGTTTCCCGATCCTTATCGGTATTTATATCGCTTCTATCTTAGGAACGATGCACGATATGACACAAACGACCATGCTTGTCGCAGCGATTTTTGGCACAGGCTTAGCCCCAATCAGTGGATTTTATGGAGGAGTGTACGGAGTGATTGCTGGCTTTTTACATATTACTCTTGTCCATAATCTCAGTACATTACACGGGGGATTAAATTTATATAATAGTGGATTTTCAACGGGATTCATTGCTGGTATACTAGTGCCTATCCTAGAAAATTTTACGTTTACCGGGAAGGGAAAGAACGCACATGGAAAAAGAGCTATCAAAGAGGATCATTGA
- the kdpB gene encoding potassium-transporting ATPase subunit KdpB, with the protein MKTIYVWAMKEAFIKLDPRQQIKNPVMFMVYIGAIMATILCFEQSAVPLWFTVTITCLLWITLLFANFAEAVAEGRGKAQANSLKQAKKEVITYKIHRLEDIENQEFIEIKSSDLKKGDLIYVVSGQQIPADGDVIEGAASVDESAITGESAPVIRESGGDRSAVTGGTTVVSDYLVIRVTSENGHSFLDQMISMVEGTQRKKTPNEIGLQIFLITLTIIFLVVSVSLVPFTELSTMLSGKGESIATIVVIALFVCLAPTTIGALISSIGIAGMSRLTKENVIAMSGRAIEAAGDVDVLLLDKTGTITLGNRRASEFLPVKGITEQQLADAAQLSSLADETAEGRSIVILAKEKFALRERVFEKSEVKFIDFSAQTRMSGMDYRGDQIRKGAADTMKKYVEARGGQYPEECDQIVAKVAQAGGTPLVVVKNDQVMGVIYLKDIVKNGVQENFADMRKMGIKTIMITGDNPLTAAAIAAEAGVDDFLAEATPENKMDLIRDYQEKGHLVAMTGDGTNDAPALAQADVAVAMNTGTQAAKEAGNMIDLDSSPTKLLKVVRIGKQLLMTRGALTTFSIANDVAKYFAVIPVLFYGIYPELAQLNIMALGSPLTAILSAVIYNAVIIVALIPLALKGVKYTEKPASQILRHNLLVYGLGGLIAPFVFIKLIDLALSFFLI; encoded by the coding sequence ATGAAAACTATTTATGTATGGGCAATGAAAGAAGCATTCATCAAATTAGATCCACGACAACAAATCAAGAATCCAGTGATGTTCATGGTCTATATCGGAGCAATCATGGCTACGATCCTTTGTTTTGAACAATCGGCTGTCCCTTTATGGTTTACAGTCACGATCACATGCTTACTATGGATCACCTTACTTTTTGCCAATTTTGCTGAAGCAGTAGCGGAAGGACGAGGAAAAGCACAGGCAAACAGCTTGAAGCAAGCCAAAAAAGAAGTGATCACGTATAAGATCCACCGCTTAGAAGATATTGAAAATCAAGAATTTATTGAGATCAAATCTTCAGATTTAAAAAAAGGCGATTTGATCTATGTAGTCTCAGGACAACAGATTCCTGCTGATGGAGATGTGATCGAAGGCGCTGCTTCAGTGGATGAGAGTGCCATCACTGGGGAATCCGCGCCAGTGATTCGTGAATCAGGCGGCGATCGCAGTGCGGTCACTGGTGGGACAACGGTTGTTTCTGACTACTTGGTGATCCGTGTGACGTCAGAGAATGGGCATTCCTTTTTAGATCAAATGATTTCGATGGTGGAAGGTACCCAACGAAAAAAAACACCGAACGAGATTGGTTTACAAATCTTTTTGATCACTTTAACGATCATCTTTTTAGTTGTTTCGGTTAGTTTAGTGCCATTTACTGAATTAAGTACGATGCTCTCAGGAAAAGGAGAATCGATTGCGACAATTGTTGTCATTGCTTTGTTTGTCTGCCTCGCTCCTACCACGATCGGTGCATTGATTTCGTCGATCGGGATTGCAGGAATGAGTCGTTTAACGAAAGAAAATGTCATTGCCATGAGTGGTCGAGCAATCGAAGCTGCTGGAGATGTGGATGTGTTGCTTTTAGATAAAACAGGAACGATTACTTTAGGAAATCGTCGTGCCAGTGAGTTTTTACCGGTAAAAGGTATCACAGAGCAACAATTAGCTGATGCGGCGCAACTTTCTTCTTTGGCAGATGAGACAGCGGAAGGGCGAAGTATCGTCATTTTAGCAAAAGAAAAATTTGCGTTGCGAGAACGTGTTTTTGAAAAATCAGAAGTGAAATTCATTGATTTTAGCGCACAAACTCGCATGAGTGGGATGGATTATCGTGGCGACCAAATTCGTAAAGGTGCCGCAGATACAATGAAGAAATACGTAGAAGCGCGCGGCGGACAGTATCCAGAAGAATGTGATCAAATCGTTGCGAAAGTTGCGCAAGCTGGAGGAACACCGTTAGTTGTTGTGAAAAATGACCAAGTGATGGGTGTCATTTATCTAAAAGATATTGTTAAAAATGGTGTGCAAGAAAACTTTGCTGACATGCGCAAAATGGGCATCAAAACAATCATGATCACAGGGGATAATCCGTTGACAGCAGCGGCGATTGCAGCTGAGGCAGGCGTCGATGACTTTCTTGCTGAAGCTACACCTGAAAATAAAATGGATCTGATCCGTGATTATCAAGAAAAAGGTCACCTTGTCGCAATGACTGGTGACGGAACCAACGATGCACCGGCATTAGCACAAGCAGATGTTGCTGTGGCGATGAATACCGGAACGCAAGCAGCAAAAGAAGCAGGGAATATGATCGATTTAGATTCCAGTCCAACAAAGCTATTGAAGGTCGTTCGTATCGGGAAACAACTATTGATGACCAGAGGGGCATTGACGACGTTCAGTATTGCAAATGATGTAGCAAAATATTTTGCGGTGATCCCAGTCTTGTTTTATGGCATATATCCAGAATTGGCGCAGTTGAATATCATGGCATTAGGCAGCCCCCTTACAGCGATTTTGTCGGCTGTTATCTATAATGCAGTCATTATTGTTGCTTTGATTCCTTTAGCTTTAAAAGGAGTCAAGTATACCGAAAAACCTGCAAGTCAGATTTTGCGACATAATCTTTTAGTGTACGGATTAGGTGGATTGATTGCCCCCTTCGTATTCATCAAACTGATCGATCTCGCTTTAAGCTTTTTCTTGATCTAA
- the asnB gene encoding asparagine synthase (glutamine-hydrolyzing): MCGIVGFVNDKDNKKAIINDMMDRIIHRGPNSSGEYIDSDVALGFRRLSIIDLEGGTQPIYNEDRTKIIIFNGEIYNYQPLRKELINAGHVFQTHADTEVLLHGYEEWGTELLQKVRGMFAFAIWDNEKKELFGARDHFGIKPYYYAEMNGTFMFGSEIKSFLPHPDFNKELNQAALKPYMTFQYSPLNGETFFKGVYRLPEGHYFTYKDGQMDIQQYWDANFEEKGTKSRQEWIDQIDETVKASIEAHTISDVEVGSFLSSGVDSSYVTSVLKPDHSFSIGFDDKTYNEAIEARKLTEMLDLDNTAAVIDGDMSFKAFPLIQYHLDEPDSNPSCVPLYFLANLAAQSVRVVQSGEGADELFAGYQSYGFHTNSKFIRVIAQGLKKLPKGTRYNLGRKIGKMRNFHGRIHLYESLAPAKEYFIGHARIFEENEAASLLTPAFQKAPTVKEIMAEHYAKTEGIEDEINKMQYVDLHQWMPKDILLKADKLSMASSLEVRVPLLDIEVMKLAQQIPSKYLLNQNNTKDVFRQAANKHLPEEWSNRVKLGFPVPIKAWLKEEHGYRQVKELFEADFAKEFFDQDKIIKLLNDHHEGRSEEQRKIWTIFSFLTWYKVYFVDETIPQAESIQYVTV; encoded by the coding sequence ATGTGCGGAATCGTAGGATTTGTTAATGACAAAGATAATAAAAAAGCAATCATCAATGATATGATGGATCGCATCATTCATCGTGGGCCAAATAGTTCTGGTGAGTATATTGATTCTGATGTGGCTTTGGGTTTTAGACGTTTAAGTATTATTGATTTAGAAGGCGGCACACAGCCGATTTACAATGAAGATCGTACAAAGATCATTATTTTTAATGGAGAGATCTATAACTATCAACCGCTAAGAAAAGAATTGATCAATGCAGGTCATGTGTTCCAAACTCATGCAGATACAGAAGTGTTATTGCATGGCTATGAAGAGTGGGGAACTGAGTTATTGCAAAAAGTGCGTGGGATGTTTGCTTTTGCGATTTGGGACAATGAAAAAAAAGAATTATTCGGTGCAAGAGACCATTTTGGGATCAAACCGTATTATTATGCTGAAATGAATGGAACATTTATGTTTGGTTCTGAAATCAAGAGCTTTTTACCACATCCAGATTTCAATAAAGAACTAAACCAGGCAGCCTTGAAACCTTATATGACGTTCCAATATTCTCCTTTGAATGGGGAAACCTTCTTTAAAGGCGTATATCGTTTGCCAGAAGGTCACTATTTCACTTACAAAGATGGCCAAATGGACATCCAACAGTATTGGGATGCGAATTTTGAAGAAAAAGGAACGAAGAGTCGTCAAGAATGGATTGATCAAATTGATGAAACAGTCAAAGCATCGATTGAAGCACACACGATCAGTGATGTCGAAGTTGGTTCGTTTTTATCAAGTGGAGTCGATTCAAGTTATGTGACTTCTGTTTTGAAACCTGACCATTCATTTTCAATCGGGTTTGATGATAAAACTTATAATGAAGCGATTGAAGCGCGTAAATTAACAGAGATGCTTGACTTAGATAATACGGCGGCGGTCATCGACGGCGATATGTCCTTTAAAGCTTTTCCTTTGATCCAATATCATTTGGATGAACCTGATTCCAATCCGTCTTGTGTACCGCTGTACTTTTTAGCAAATCTTGCGGCGCAAAGTGTTCGTGTGGTTCAATCCGGTGAAGGAGCAGATGAATTATTTGCTGGCTATCAATCATATGGATTTCATACAAACTCTAAATTTATCCGAGTGATTGCCCAAGGGTTGAAAAAATTACCTAAAGGAACTCGCTATAATCTAGGAAGAAAAATCGGGAAAATGCGTAACTTCCATGGTAGGATCCATTTATATGAATCTTTAGCACCAGCAAAAGAATATTTCATCGGACATGCACGAATCTTTGAAGAAAACGAAGCGGCTAGCTTGTTGACTCCAGCGTTCCAAAAAGCGCCGACAGTCAAAGAAATCATGGCAGAGCATTATGCGAAAACTGAAGGAATCGAAGATGAGATCAACAAGATGCAATATGTCGACTTGCATCAGTGGATGCCAAAAGATATCTTGTTGAAAGCCGATAAACTTTCAATGGCAAGCTCACTAGAAGTGCGGGTACCATTGTTAGATATCGAAGTGATGAAATTGGCTCAACAGATCCCAAGCAAGTATCTATTGAATCAAAACAATACGAAAGATGTCTTTAGACAAGCTGCGAATAAGCATTTGCCTGAGGAATGGTCTAATCGTGTGAAACTTGGTTTCCCTGTACCGATCAAAGCTTGGTTGAAAGAAGAGCATGGGTATCGTCAAGTCAAAGAATTATTTGAAGCTGATTTTGCGAAAGAGTTCTTTGATCAAGATAAAATCATCAAATTACTAAATGACCATCATGAAGGTCGAAGTGAAGAACAACGTAAGATTTGGACGATCTTTAGTTTCTTGACTTGGTATAAAGTTTATTTTGTAGATGAAACGATTCCTCAAGCTGAATCGATCCAATACGTCACAGTTTAA
- a CDS encoding TVP38/TMEM64 family protein gives MNVAVSRKLMNIISIIGIGFSVAITIYFINLGVFKDINALKGLVGDSIILGPIIFILIQILQVVIPIIPGGISTAAGVLIFGPYAGFIYNYVGICIGSIIIFLLGRKYGKPFILSMISDKTYDKYIGWLDNQSRFEKLFALAIFLPVAPDDALCLMAGLTNISVKKYTLIILIAKPLSIFLYSMALIYGGNFLTGLLG, from the coding sequence ATGAACGTTGCAGTATCACGAAAATTAATGAATATCATATCGATCATCGGGATTGGATTCTCAGTGGCAATCACGATTTATTTTATTAATCTAGGCGTATTTAAAGATATAAACGCATTAAAAGGGCTTGTGGGTGATTCAATTATCTTAGGTCCCATTATCTTTATCTTGATTCAAATACTGCAAGTCGTCATACCGATCATTCCTGGTGGGATCAGCACCGCTGCTGGCGTCCTGATTTTTGGTCCTTATGCCGGGTTTATCTATAATTATGTCGGTATTTGTATCGGTTCGATCATCATTTTCTTATTAGGTAGAAAATATGGTAAACCATTTATACTATCGATGATCAGCGACAAAACCTACGATAAATATATCGGTTGGTTGGATAACCAAAGTCGCTTTGAAAAACTTTTTGCACTAGCGATCTTCTTGCCAGTAGCACCAGACGATGCCTTATGTTTGATGGCTGGCTTGACAAACATCTCAGTCAAAAAGTACACTTTGATCATATTGATCGCTAAACCTTTATCGATCTTTTTGTACAGTATGGCATTGATTTATGGTGGCAACTTCCTGACTGGCTTGTTAGGATGA
- a CDS encoding DUF2188 domain-containing protein — MPWNMKDFPPAMKNLEELTKKKAIDIGNALLDEGYPDDRAIPIAISQAKEWYESADEQEKKAFSKEKNPQKEDKHDSNPRASKLLNANVEVKFEEDHWIVRSKGAEKASNHFDKKEEAIEKGKEVARNKETSLLIYKKDGSFEREVHY; from the coding sequence ATGCCTTGGAATATGAAAGACTTTCCACCAGCGATGAAGAACTTAGAAGAGTTGACTAAAAAGAAAGCCATTGATATCGGCAATGCTTTGCTAGATGAGGGTTACCCGGATGATCGAGCAATCCCAATCGCTATCAGTCAAGCGAAAGAATGGTACGAAAGCGCAGATGAGCAAGAAAAAAAAGCTTTTTCAAAAGAGAAAAACCCCCAAAAAGAGGATAAGCATGACAGCAATCCACGAGCATCAAAATTATTAAATGCCAACGTCGAAGTCAAATTTGAAGAAGATCACTGGATCGTTCGCTCAAAAGGCGCTGAAAAAGCTAGCAACCATTTCGACAAGAAAGAAGAAGCCATCGAAAAAGGAAAAGAAGTCGCTCGGAATAAAGAAACTTCTTTGCTAATCTATAAAAAAGACGGTTCATTTGAACGAGAAGTCCATTATTGA
- a CDS encoding TetR/AcrR family transcriptional regulator yields the protein MRRKVYTKDQILKAAYEVVAKEGFKGFTARNIAKKMGISTQPIYLEFKNMEDLKNTLLDVIFQQLEEEVFPVERTGDKIIDLGLNYIYFAKKNHSLYMALYIDEHGNGQKMHDFSYNYFRKLLKEDARYKDLSEEYIDALHTGTWVTITGIASLMSSSIMHPTEEQIISIIKTTVDSVLAIENPEKIR from the coding sequence ATGAGAAGAAAAGTCTATACGAAGGATCAAATTCTGAAAGCTGCATACGAAGTTGTTGCTAAAGAAGGATTCAAAGGTTTCACTGCAAGAAACATTGCTAAGAAGATGGGAATATCGACTCAACCGATCTACTTAGAGTTCAAGAATATGGAAGATTTGAAGAATACGCTATTAGATGTTATCTTCCAACAGTTAGAAGAAGAAGTGTTTCCTGTTGAGCGTACAGGAGATAAGATTATCGACTTAGGGCTTAATTACATTTATTTTGCTAAGAAAAACCATAGCCTTTATATGGCATTATATATCGATGAGCATGGAAATGGTCAAAAGATGCATGATTTTTCTTATAATTATTTCCGTAAGCTTTTGAAAGAAGACGCACGATACAAAGATCTATCAGAAGAGTATATTGATGCACTTCATACTGGTACTTGGGTAACGATTACTGGGATCGCTTCACTGATGTCTTCTAGTATTATGCATCCGACAGAAGAGCAAATCATTTCGATCATCAAAACAACGGTCGATTCTGTATTGGCAATTGAAAATCCAGAAAAAATCCGTTAG
- the kdpA gene encoding potassium-transporting ATPase subunit KdpA produces the protein MMSAVFQGLFFFFILLVLAAPLGWYIKLIMTGETPKYVRFIQPLERFFYKIIGSESQKKMTAKRYLAHVLGVGICSLLFLTGLLMIQGWLPGNNGVENLPFDLAVNTAVSFVTNTNWQAYAGEVTLSNTTQMFGLTVQNFLSAAVGLAVLCALIRGIIQRKSSQLGNFWQDLVRGLLYIFLPLSLITAVLLISQGVVQTFSHGMSYTGLSGESLWLYLGPVASQVAIKQLGTNGGGFFGANSAHPFENPTIFSNFIENIAILLIPTALIFAFGYWVKEWKQGRTILIVSLAFLFAAFVGVAFSEFHGPNFANILGSLNMEGKEVRFGVGWSSLWAVSTTAASNGSVNAMLDSFTPLGGGIPLFLMQLGEIIFGGVGSGLYGMLAFLLLTVFIAGLLVGRTPEYLGKKIEAFDIKMASLVILTPVLLTLFGTMAVSLHPEILTWLTNKGPHGFSELLYNVTSLANNNGSAFAGLTADTPFLNLLGSVLMLCSRYIPIVAILFLAENMGKKKTIAVNDGTLSTTNGTFISMLMIVILVVGALSFLPALALGPIADHFTLS, from the coding sequence ATGATGAGTGCAGTATTCCAAGGATTGTTTTTCTTTTTTATATTACTTGTTTTAGCCGCACCGCTTGGGTGGTACATCAAGTTGATCATGACAGGCGAAACACCGAAATATGTTCGTTTCATTCAACCGCTCGAACGGTTTTTCTATAAAATCATTGGTTCTGAAAGTCAAAAGAAAATGACTGCCAAACGCTATTTAGCTCATGTGTTGGGTGTAGGGATTTGTTCGTTGCTATTTTTGACAGGGCTCTTGATGATTCAAGGGTGGCTTCCTGGCAACAATGGAGTGGAGAATTTGCCGTTTGATTTAGCGGTGAATACAGCGGTAAGTTTCGTGACAAATACAAACTGGCAAGCTTACGCTGGAGAAGTAACACTTTCGAATACGACGCAAATGTTTGGTTTAACTGTTCAAAATTTCTTATCAGCAGCTGTAGGTTTAGCGGTACTTTGCGCATTGATCCGTGGCATCATCCAAAGGAAATCAAGCCAACTTGGTAATTTTTGGCAAGATCTAGTCCGTGGCTTGCTTTACATTTTTCTACCATTATCATTGATTACTGCCGTACTTTTGATTTCTCAAGGCGTGGTCCAAACGTTTAGTCATGGGATGTCTTATACCGGCTTATCTGGCGAATCCTTGTGGTTATATTTAGGTCCTGTAGCCAGTCAAGTAGCCATCAAGCAACTAGGTACGAATGGCGGTGGCTTTTTCGGCGCTAATTCCGCTCATCCGTTTGAGAATCCGACGATTTTTTCAAATTTCATTGAGAATATCGCCATTTTGTTGATACCAACTGCTTTGATCTTTGCTTTTGGCTATTGGGTCAAAGAGTGGAAGCAAGGCCGGACGATTTTGATTGTTTCGCTCGCTTTTCTTTTTGCAGCATTCGTCGGTGTAGCATTTAGTGAGTTCCATGGGCCTAACTTTGCAAATATCCTTGGTTCCTTGAACATGGAAGGAAAAGAAGTACGTTTTGGCGTGGGTTGGTCAAGTTTGTGGGCAGTCAGCACCACAGCGGCATCTAATGGTTCAGTAAATGCGATGTTGGATAGTTTTACGCCCTTGGGTGGTGGTATTCCGCTTTTCTTGATGCAATTAGGTGAGATCATCTTTGGTGGAGTTGGTAGTGGTTTATATGGCATGTTGGCATTCTTGTTGTTGACTGTTTTTATTGCCGGTTTACTTGTTGGACGTACACCAGAATATTTAGGGAAAAAAATCGAGGCATTTGATATTAAAATGGCAAGTTTAGTGATTTTGACGCCCGTTTTATTGACGTTGTTTGGCACAATGGCAGTTTCTCTTCATCCCGAGATCTTAACTTGGTTGACGAATAAGGGGCCACATGGATTTAGTGAGTTGCTTTATAACGTGACTTCTTTAGCAAACAATAATGGGAGTGCATTTGCTGGGCTGACAGCTGATACACCGTTCCTCAATCTTTTGGGAAGTGTTTTAATGTTGTGCTCTCGTTATATTCCAATAGTCGCTATTTTGTTCTTAGCGGAAAACATGGGCAAGAAAAAAACGATTGCGGTCAATGATGGCACGCTATCAACCACGAATGGCACATTTATTTCCATGTTGATGATCGTTATTCTCGTTGTCGGCGCATTGAGCTTTTTACCAGCATTGGCATTAGGTCCGATCGCTGATCATTTTACCTTAAGTTAG